The genome window GGCGGCCGGCGACGTCACCCTCGGCCCGGGCCAGCTCTACGTCGTCCCGCGCGGTGTCGAACACCAGCCGTTCTCCGAGCGCGGCGCGGAGGTGGTGCTCATCGAGCCGAGCAGCACGGTCAACACCGGAGACACGCCGAGCGACCTGACCTCCGCCCGACGGATGGCCTAGCCCGGAGGAGCCCACCACCACATGGACGCCGAGGTCGCCGTCATCGGCACCGGGACGATGGGCTCGATGACCGCATGGCAACTGGCCAGGGCCGGCATCGACACCGTCGCCTTCGAGCAGTTCAGCATCGGGCACGACCGGTCGGCTGCGGGCGGCGAGTCCCGGATCTTCCGGACCGCCTACCTGGAGGGTCCGCAGTACGTGCCGACGCTGCTCAGAGCCCGTGAGCTCTGGCGCGAACTCGAGGCGGAATCGGGACACGACCTGTTGACCCTCAACGGCGGACTGATGATCGGCCGGGCGGAGAGCGCGTCGATGCGCAACGTGCTCTCCTCGATCGACCGCTTCTCGCTGCCGCACGACATCCTCGACCGCACGGCGATGGCCGACCGCTATCCGCAGCACCGGATGCTGCCCGGCGAGACGGCGATCCTCGACCGCTACGCCGGAGTCCTGCGTCCGGAGTTCGCCGTGCTTGCAGCTGCCCGCCGCGCCGAGGCCCTCGGCGCGCAGATCGTCGCCGGTACGACGGTCACCGGTCTCGAACCCGGTCCGACCGGAGTCCTGGTGCGGACCCCCGACCGGGACTGGCGGGTGCGCCAGGCCGTGATCACCGCCGGTCCGTGGACGGCGCGGTTCGCCCCCGACCTGGCCGCGCACGTCAGCGTGCAGAAACTCGTGATGACCTGGTACATGGCCGAGGACGCGGCAGCGTACCGCCCGGACCGGTTCCCGATCTTCATCCGCGACTCCGGCGACGTGCACTTCTTCGGCATCCCCACGCTGGACGGCGGCTCGGTGAAGGTGGCGCCGCACGCGTCCTACGGCGAACTCGCCGACGCCGACGACCTCGACCGCAACGTCGGAACCACCGACCTGGTCCGCATCAACGACACCGTGAGCCGCTACCTGCCGGGACTCGTCCCGACGCCGGTGCGGGTGTCGACCTACATGGACGCCTACACCACCGACCGACACCCCATGGTCGGCGCGCTGCCCGGAGCCGACAACATCTGGCTGCTCGGTGCCTTCTCCGGCCACGGCTTCAAGATGTCCCCGGCGATCGGACAGATCGCCACCGACCTGGTCCGCGACGGCAAGTCCGACCTGCCGGTCGAGCATCTCGACCCCCGGCGGTTCCTCGCCTGACGTGCCTACCGGCCGGCGAACTCCGGTCAGTCGAGCCGGATACCCGCCCGGACGACCGTGCCACTCGACGTCGACGTGATCTGGAGTTCGTCACACAGTTGCTGCGCCAGCCAGAGTCCCCGGCCGCTGACCGCATCGCTCCCCGGCCGGTCACGCTCGAGATGTTGGTCGTCGATGACTCCGCGGTCGCGGATCTCGCAGACCAGCCGGTCCTGCTCGGGCCATAGCCGGAGCACACCGTCTCCACCGCCGTGCTGCACGCTGTTGCAGGCGATCTCATCGACGGCCAGCACGAAGTCGGCGGTCCGATCGGGAGAGAGCCCGAGCCCGGCGGCGTGTTCGCTCACCACGGCACGGACCTCCGCCAGTCCGTTGAGGGTGAAGGACTGCTCCGCGGCTACGCCATGCGTCGGCCGGGTCGCGTCGTTCACTGGGGCGGTTCGGATTCGAGCCATGCGTCGCCTACTGCCAGACGGTCGCCGGATGGTGCATTGCTCGTACAGGAGTAACGCTCCCCGCGACGTACGCACCTGTCCACCCTTTCTCGGTGTTTATTTTCCGGCTCCCAACCAGCGATCCTCACCACTCCGCCAATAACGCTGCCAAGGGGCCAGACCCTCTGTTGCCCGCCGATTTCGCGACGCACCCCGCGGTCAGCGACTTCCGGTCTCGACCGCGACCCGCTCCGGTGCGTATTCCGCCGCGACCTCCGGTCCGACCCGCTCCGGACGGAGCAGGCTGATCACGACCAGCACGATCGTGTTGGCCGCGAGCGCCACGATCCCCGCGTTGAGGCCCCACAGCGGATCGTGCCCGCCCACGACGAGGTACAGCACGAGGCCTACGCCGACGAGGATTCCGGCCGCCGCACCGTATTTGGAGGTTCGCCGCCAGACGAGGGACAACACGATGGCGGGGAAGAACTGCGTGACGCCGTCGTATGCGGTGAGCAACAGGTTGACGATGGCCGACGGATTGATGATGGCGAAATACAACGCGACGGCCATGACGGCGAGGACGCACAGCCGCGACACCCGGAGCACCGACGACGAACTTGCTTGCGGGCGCAAGAGACCCTGGTAGATGTTGCGGCCGATGAGCGTCGCGGCACCGAGCACCAAGGCGCTCGCCGGCACCATCGCTGCCAGCGCCCCGGCGCCGCCGACCAGCCCGGCCATCCATGCCGGCTCGCCCTTCTTGACCAGGTCGAGCAATGCGAAGTTCGTGTCCGGTCCCTTCAGCCCCGGGACCACGAGAAGTGCGGTGAAGCCCACGTAGAACATGAGCAGGAGAAGCACCTGGTAGAGCGGGAGGAACGTCGCGTTGCGCCGGATCGCGCGGGTGGACCGCGCCGAGTAGGTCGCCATGAAGGCGTGCGGGAACATGTAGAACCCGAAGCCGGTCAACACCATGGTCGAGATCAGCCACGGCACACCGAAGACCCCGCTGCTGCCGGGCAGCGCCAGGTGACCGGGGTGTGCGTGGTTGACGGCGTGGACGACGCCGCTGAAAGAACCGAAGTACTTCAACGGCAGTCCGATCCCGATGATGAGTACGACGATGACGAGCAGCACGTCCTTGAGCACCGCCGTCCATGCGGTCGACCGCAGGCCGGCGACGAAGACGAAGAGTGCCACGAGGATGAACGCCAGGAGAATGCTGAGTTTCTGACTGACCGCGCCGTTGGTGGTGGAGTT of Mycobacteriales bacterium contains these proteins:
- a CDS encoding sodium:solute symporter family protein translates to MNLPLVIMSIIVVLAVGLGFLSRGRRSMNLEEWTVAGRNFGGMFLWVLAAGEIYTTFTFLGAAGYGYENGGPVFYILGYGALAYIVSFFLLPPLWRYAKRHRLVTQADYFTQRFNSKWMGALVALVGVAFVVPYTDLQLTGLGDIVNSTTNGAVSQKLSILLAFILVALFVFVAGLRSTAWTAVLKDVLLVIVVLIIGIGLPLKYFGSFSGVVHAVNHAHPGHLALPGSSGVFGVPWLISTMVLTGFGFYMFPHAFMATYSARSTRAIRRNATFLPLYQVLLLLMFYVGFTALLVVPGLKGPDTNFALLDLVKKGEPAWMAGLVGGAGALAAMVPASALVLGAATLIGRNIYQGLLRPQASSSSVLRVSRLCVLAVMAVALYFAIINPSAIVNLLLTAYDGVTQFFPAIVLSLVWRRTSKYGAAAGILVGVGLVLYLVVGGHDPLWGLNAGIVALAANTIVLVVISLLRPERVGPEVAAEYAPERVAVETGSR
- a CDS encoding ATP-binding protein, with the protein product MNDATRPTHGVAAEQSFTLNGLAEVRAVVSEHAAGLGLSPDRTADFVLAVDEIACNSVQHGGGDGVLRLWPEQDRLVCEIRDRGVIDDQHLERDRPGSDAVSGRGLWLAQQLCDELQITSTSSGTVVRAGIRLD
- the solA gene encoding N-methyl-L-tryptophan oxidase — its product is MDAEVAVIGTGTMGSMTAWQLARAGIDTVAFEQFSIGHDRSAAGGESRIFRTAYLEGPQYVPTLLRARELWRELEAESGHDLLTLNGGLMIGRAESASMRNVLSSIDRFSLPHDILDRTAMADRYPQHRMLPGETAILDRYAGVLRPEFAVLAAARRAEALGAQIVAGTTVTGLEPGPTGVLVRTPDRDWRVRQAVITAGPWTARFAPDLAAHVSVQKLVMTWYMAEDAAAYRPDRFPIFIRDSGDVHFFGIPTLDGGSVKVAPHASYGELADADDLDRNVGTTDLVRINDTVSRYLPGLVPTPVRVSTYMDAYTTDRHPMVGALPGADNIWLLGAFSGHGFKMSPAIGQIATDLVRDGKSDLPVEHLDPRRFLA